A segment of the Acidimicrobiales bacterium genome:
CGTCACGTCGCGGGGTGCAGGAAGCACACGCCGATCACCCCGGGCCCGCCGTGGGCGCCGATGACCGCCCCGATCTTGCCCACCCGGATGGTGTCGCGGGGGTGGAGGTGGGAGATCATGTCGAGGAACTCGTCGATGTCGCCCGCCTCGCCGTGCAGCACCGCCACCGATTCCACCGCCCCGGCTTCCTCGAGCTTGTCGCGAAGTGCTTCGAGGGCGCGCTTGCGGGTGCGGGGCTTGCCCGCCTCGGCGACCGCTCCGTCCACGATGCGGATCAGCGGCTTCACGGACAGCATCGAGCCGAGCATGGCCTGCGCCCCGCCGATGCGACCGCCCTTCTTGAGGTTGTCGAGGGTGTTCAGCGCGCCGTAGACGTCGGAACGGGGGATCATCGCCTCGACGAGGGCGACGACGGCGTCGGCGTCGGCGCCCGCCGCGGCCTGCTCGGCGGCGGCGAGGACCATGGTGCCGAGGCCGCCGGTGATGGAGCGGCTGTCGATCACTCGGACGTCGACCTGGCCCTCGAGCGCCTTGGCGGCGGCCTGCGCCGACTGCATCGTGGCGGACAGGGCGCTCGACAGGTTGATGCAGACGACGGCGTCGGCACCGTCGTCGGCGGCGGCGCGGAAGGCCTGCTCGAACCGCCCGGGGGACGGGGCGGCCGTCTCGGGCAGGAGGCCGGTGCTGTCCATCAGCGCGTAGAACCGCTCGACGCTGAGCTCCTCGCGGTCGACGTACTCGTCCGTCCCGAACCGGATGCTCAGCGGTACCACCGCGATCCCGTGCTTCGTGACGTCGTCGTCGCTCAGATCGCACGCGCTGTCGGTGACGATGCGGACTCCGCTCATGGTTCCCCCTGGTTCCGGCTGACAGGCGGAGCGTACCGCCCCGCTCCTGTGCGTCAGGTGCGATCGCGGGGGGCGGCCAGCGCCGGATGGGCGGAGTCGACGAGGGCCTTGGCCCGTCGGGTCCGGCGGAAGTGGCGGGCCCACCAGACCAGGAGGAACACCCCGGCGCCGACCGAGAGCACCAGGCCGATCCCCGAGATGGCCGTCGAGCGCACGGTGAACTGGGTGTTGGTGATCTCGAGGATCCCGTCCGGGGAGCGGACGTCGACGCGCAGGGGGAACGCACCCGACGCCCGCGTGGTGACCTGCACGTCGAGGCGGGTGGTGGTGGCCGCGGGGAGGAGCGCGTCGATGACGTTGCCGTCGGGGAACTCGAGCTTGTCGCTCTCGAGGACGACGTCCACCCTGACGGGCAGGGTCGAGCGGTTCTCGAGGTTGAGGGGGATCTTCCCGGACCGGGAGGTGAGGGTGACGAACTGTTGGAGGGGGGCGACGATCTCCGAGGTGATGCCGTCGATGCCCGAGCTGATCCCGTCGAGGATCGCGGTGCGTTCGGCCGGCGTGAGATCGGCTGCGCCGGACAGGAGCAGCGCCTGGTCGAGTGGTGCCGACACGTTGCCGACGGGTTCGGTGAGCGACCGGAAGCCCTCCACCTCCCGGGCGGTGGCGCGGAGCTGGGTGGGGTAGTCGCCGAGCGACCCGGGGGGCGGCGAGAGGTAGGGGCGGACGAGGGTCGTGGTGCGGCCCTGGGTCTGCGTGGTGGCGGTCTGCGTGGTGCGGAAGAGGTCGTCGAGGGTGACCGGGCCGACGACGGCCCGCCCGTCGCCCCCCGGGGGGGTCCGCTCGGTGAGCCCTGCGAGCACGACCTCCAGGGAGACGGGGTCGACGTCGACGCCGAGGTCGAGGGCCACGCCCCGGTTCACGGCGGGCTGGTCGTTGTAGAGCACGGCGAGGTCGGCGAGCAGCAGGTGGCCGTTCAGGACGGGATCGTCGGAGGCCGTCAGCCGGGCGGTCAGCTCCTGGTCGGCGGTGATGGCCTGGATCGTCGCACCGGCGCTGTCGGTGATGTCGAAGAGCTCGGTGAAGGTGACGTTGCCCTCGCCTTCGGGGAGGGGGCCGAGCTGGTCGGCGGGCACCACCAGTCGGTCGAGGCCGAGGTCGTTCAGCCGGGTCAGGGCCTCGGGGGTGAGGGTGGGGTCGGCCACGGCGGTGCGACCGTCCGGCGTCGTGGTGAGGGCGGCGGAGAGGGCGGCCGATCCCGCGGCGATCTGGGTGTCGAGCTCGGCGAGCATCCCGTCGGCCACCCACGCGCCGGTGTCGAGGCCGACGTAGGGGCTCCCGAGGAGTTGGCGTCCGGTCAGGGCGGCGGCCAGCTCGGTCACGGCGCCGCGGTCCCCGGGGTCCTGTTCGAGGGCCACCAGGACCGCCGGGGTGGGATCGACGGTGAGGGGGACGGCCGGCCAGTCGGCGAGCGCGGTCATCACCGCCGTCACCTCGGTCGCCTGTTCGGCGGTGAGCGTCGGCGTTCCTGCGGCGTCGGGCCGGACGGGTTCGTCGAGCGCCACGACCGTCCCCACGGCGAGGGACGGACCGTCGGTGTCGTCGGTGGGGAGTCGGATCAGGTGGGTGACGAAGCGGCCGATCTCCCCGCCGGACGGTGTGGTGGCGGTGACGACGACCGGGTGGACCCCCGGTCGGGTGAGGACGACGCCGCCGTCGGGGGCGGGGCCCGTCCGGCTCACCGGGATGGTGATCGGGATCGATCCGTCGGCGAGGGGGGTCGCCGTGGCCAGCTCGACCGGTGCGGGTCCGGGGCCGATCGTCGGGCCGAGGTCCTCGCCGCGGATCGAGCGGTCGAATCGGATGCGCCCGTCGACGGCGGCGTGCACCTCGGCGCGCAGCACGGTGTCGACCGGGAGTCCGTTGCGACGGACCCGGAGCGTGAACTGCCCGGTGGGCGCGACCCACGGGGTCTGGCCGACGAGTCGGAGGGAACTGGCGGGGGCGACGCCGGTCGCGGGCTGAGCGCCGGTCGGAGCGGTCACCACCGGCACTGCGAGCGCGACGAGGGCGGTCCCGGCCAGGAGGGCACGGGCGAGACGGGCCCCGCCCCGAGGCGAGGGACGGGTCATCCGGTCGACTCGGCGGCCGCCGGGTCGAGGCGATGCTCGAGCACCGCCAGCCCGTGGGGCTCCGGGCGGAACCCGAGGTGCTCGTAGAGGCGCAGCGCCCGCCCGTTGGCCTCCTGGGTGTTCACGAGCACCGAGGTGCACCCCCGTCGGCGGCACCACCCCAGGGCGTCGCCGACCAGGCCGGTGCCGATGCCGGCGCCGTCGTGGCTCGGGCTCACCGCGAGGCGCTGGAGGTAGCCGAGCCCGCCGGCGCGGCCGGTGACGTGGTAGCCGACGACGGTCCGGTCGTCGACGGCGACCCGGAACCGGTGGGTGGGGGTGGCGGCGCGGGCGTCGGCCAGGCCGCCGCGGTCGAAGCGCCAGAAGGCGTCGAAGGCCGCTCGGTCGACGTCGAGGACGGCGTCGACGTCACGCTCCCGGCCGCGTCGGAACCGGACCCGGGGGTGCCGTGAGATCGGAAGCGCACGCAGGGGGTGGCGAAGCAGGTGGAGGCGCTCGTGCACGACGAAGCCGTGGGCGAGGAAGGGTGCCTGCTCGAGGGGGGTGAGCGCGGGGGTGAGCACCGCCCGGTACCCCTGGCCGGTGAGCTCGTCGAGCGATCGGTTCAACGCGCTGCGGGTGGGGGTCACGCCGGGGACCGGGCTCAGCAACGCGACGGTGTGGTCGCCCCTCCAGGGGCCCATCCGCAGGCGGTCCGGGTTGGCGGACAGGGTGTCGAGTCGTCGCATGGTGCCGGCCTCACGATACGACCGTTGGACCCTGGGGTTCCGTGCAGCGGCATCGGTATCGTTCGGAGGTGACCATCCTCGTGGCCTCGCACCCGCAGTTCCTCCTCCACGACACCGGTCACGGCCACCCCGAACGTCCCGCCCGCCTGACGGCGGTGATGGCGGGTCTCGACGCGGCCGGCCTCCGCGAGGAGATGGTGGTCTTCGAGCCGGAGCCGGCGCCATGGGAGGCCGTCGAGCGGGTGCACCCCGGTCGCTACCTGCTCGCCCTCGAGGAGCTGGCGGCGGTGGGCGGCGGGCACCTCGATGCCGACACGGTCGTCAGCGAGGACAGCTTCGCAGCCCTGCTCCGGGCCGCCGGGGCCGGGCTCGACGCGGTGGCCCGCCTCGATGCCGGCGAGGGGGACGCGGCGTTCTGCGCGGTTCGCCCACCCGGTCACCACGCCACTCCGCGCAAGGCGATGGGGTTCTGCCTCGCCAACAACGTGGCGGTCACCGCGGCGGCGTTGGCCGACCGGGGGGAGCGGGTGCTCGTGGTCGACTACGACGCCCACCACGGCAACGGCACCCAGGACGCCTTCTACGGCGACCCCCGGGTGGTGTACGTGTCGTTCCACGAGTACCCGCTCTACCCCGGGACCGGCGCGATCGACGAGGTCGGCTGGGGTGAGGGGTCGGGGAGCACCGTCAACTTCCCGCTGCCCCAGGGGGCGACGGGTGACGTGTTCCGTGCGGGGCTCGACGAGGTCGTCCGGCCTCTCGTCGAGCGGTGGGAGCCGACCTGGTTGATCATCTCGGCGGGCTTCGACGCCCACCGCCTCGATCCCCTCACCGGGTTGGCGCTCTCGGCCGGCGACTACGCCGACCTCACCGCCGACCTCGCCGGGATGGTGCCGGGGGGGCGGTGCATCGTCTATCTGGAGGGGGGCTACGACCTCGACGCGCTCGCCATGTCGAGCGGCGCTGCGCTCAGCGCGCTCGCCGGCGGGTCGTACCGGCCCGAGCCGGCGACGTCGGGAGGTCCCGGCCGGTCGGTCGTGGCCGCCGTGGGCCGCATGCGCTCCGCCGCCGGCTTCGACTGACGCCCCGGTCGTCGTCGGTCCTCGAGGGTTCCGACGCCGCCCGTCGGCACGCGACCCCGCCGGTAGCCTCCACCGCCGTGATCCCCGATCGTCTGAAGCCCGTGCTCGATCGGGTGGCGCCGCTCGCCGAGCGCTTCGCCGCCGACGGCTTCGCGCTGTACCTGGTGGGGGGCGTGGTGCGTGACCTGCTGTTGGGACGCGATCTCGCCGGGGGCCGCGACATCGACCTGACCACCGACGCCCGTCCCGCCGACACCAAGCGGCTGGTGAAGGGGTGGGCCGAGTCGGTGTGGAGCCAGGGCGAGCGCTTCGGGACGATCGGCTGTCGGGTCGACGGCTGGGACTACGAGATCACCACCCACCGGGCGGAGGCCTACGCGCCGGACTCACGCAAGCCCGAGGTGGTGTTCGCCGACGCCGTCGAGGCCGATCTCTCCCGGCGGGACTTCACGGTCAACGCCATGGCGCTGCGGTTGCCCGAGCCGGAGCTCGTCGATCCCTTCGACGGCGCCGCCGACCTCGTGGCGCGTCGCCTGCGCACCCCACTCTCCCCGGAGGAGTCGTTCTCGGACGACCCGCTACGGATGCTGCGGGCGGCCCGTTTCGTCGCCGGCTACGGCCTGGAGCCGGCCCCCGAGCTCGTGTCGGCCGTGGAGGCGATGGCGGACCGCCTGGGCATCGTCTCCGCGGAGCGGATCCGCGACGAGTTCGACAAGCTCGTCGTGGTGCCGGATCCCGCGCCCGGCCTGTGGTTCCTCGTCGAGACCGGACTCGTCGACCAGTTCCTGCCCGAGCTGGCGAAGATGCGCCTCGAGCAGGACCCGATCCACCGCCACAAGGACGTGCTCACCCACACCATCGCCGTGGTGGGCAACACCCGTCCGGAGCGGATCGTGCGCCTCGCCGCGCTCTACCACGACGTCGGGAAGCCCCGGACGCGGTCGTTCGACCAGGGCAAGGTCTCGTTCCACCACCACGAGGTGGTCGGTGCCCGCATGACCCGGGAGCGGATGAAGGCGCTC
Coding sequences within it:
- a CDS encoding DUF6049 family protein; the encoded protein is MTRPSPRGGARLARALLAGTALVALAVPVVTAPTGAQPATGVAPASSLRLVGQTPWVAPTGQFTLRVRRNGLPVDTVLRAEVHAAVDGRIRFDRSIRGEDLGPTIGPGPAPVELATATPLADGSIPITIPVSRTGPAPDGGVVLTRPGVHPVVVTATTPSGGEIGRFVTHLIRLPTDDTDGPSLAVGTVVALDEPVRPDAAGTPTLTAEQATEVTAVMTALADWPAVPLTVDPTPAVLVALEQDPGDRGAVTELAAALTGRQLLGSPYVGLDTGAWVADGMLAELDTQIAAGSAALSAALTTTPDGRTAVADPTLTPEALTRLNDLGLDRLVVPADQLGPLPEGEGNVTFTELFDITDSAGATIQAITADQELTARLTASDDPVLNGHLLLADLAVLYNDQPAVNRGVALDLGVDVDPVSLEVVLAGLTERTPPGGDGRAVVGPVTLDDLFRTTQTATTQTQGRTTTLVRPYLSPPPGSLGDYPTQLRATAREVEGFRSLTEPVGNVSAPLDQALLLSGAADLTPAERTAILDGISSGIDGITSEIVAPLQQFVTLTSRSGKIPLNLENRSTLPVRVDVVLESDKLEFPDGNVIDALLPAATTTRLDVQVTTRASGAFPLRVDVRSPDGILEITNTQFTVRSTAISGIGLVLSVGAGVFLLVWWARHFRRTRRAKALVDSAHPALAAPRDRT
- a CDS encoding GNAT family N-acetyltransferase yields the protein MRRLDTLSANPDRLRMGPWRGDHTVALLSPVPGVTPTRSALNRSLDELTGQGYRAVLTPALTPLEQAPFLAHGFVVHERLHLLRHPLRALPISRHPRVRFRRGRERDVDAVLDVDRAAFDAFWRFDRGGLADARAATPTHRFRVAVDDRTVVGYHVTGRAGGLGYLQRLAVSPSHDGAGIGTGLVGDALGWCRRRGCTSVLVNTQEANGRALRLYEHLGFRPEPHGLAVLEHRLDPAAAESTG
- a CDS encoding histone deacetylase; the encoded protein is MTILVASHPQFLLHDTGHGHPERPARLTAVMAGLDAAGLREEMVVFEPEPAPWEAVERVHPGRYLLALEELAAVGGGHLDADTVVSEDSFAALLRAAGAGLDAVARLDAGEGDAAFCAVRPPGHHATPRKAMGFCLANNVAVTAAALADRGERVLVVDYDAHHGNGTQDAFYGDPRVVYVSFHEYPLYPGTGAIDEVGWGEGSGSTVNFPLPQGATGDVFRAGLDEVVRPLVERWEPTWLIISAGFDAHRLDPLTGLALSAGDYADLTADLAGMVPGGRCIVYLEGGYDLDALAMSSGAALSALAGGSYRPEPATSGGPGRSVVAAVGRMRSAAGFD
- a CDS encoding DegV family protein, with the translated sequence MSGVRIVTDSACDLSDDDVTKHGIAVVPLSIRFGTDEYVDREELSVERFYALMDSTGLLPETAAPSPGRFEQAFRAAADDGADAVVCINLSSALSATMQSAQAAAKALEGQVDVRVIDSRSITGGLGTMVLAAAEQAAAGADADAVVALVEAMIPRSDVYGALNTLDNLKKGGRIGGAQAMLGSMLSVKPLIRIVDGAVAEAGKPRTRKRALEALRDKLEEAGAVESVAVLHGEAGDIDEFLDMISHLHPRDTIRVGKIGAVIGAHGGPGVIGVCFLHPAT
- a CDS encoding CCA tRNA nucleotidyltransferase; this translates as MIPDRLKPVLDRVAPLAERFAADGFALYLVGGVVRDLLLGRDLAGGRDIDLTTDARPADTKRLVKGWAESVWSQGERFGTIGCRVDGWDYEITTHRAEAYAPDSRKPEVVFADAVEADLSRRDFTVNAMALRLPEPELVDPFDGAADLVARRLRTPLSPEESFSDDPLRMLRAARFVAGYGLEPAPELVSAVEAMADRLGIVSAERIRDEFDKLVVVPDPAPGLWFLVETGLVDQFLPELAKMRLEQDPIHRHKDVLTHTIAVVGNTRPERIVRLAALYHDVGKPRTRSFDQGKVSFHHHEVVGARMTRERMKALKYSTDDIEAVSRLVYLHLRFHTYKMGWTDSAVRRFVRDAGPLLPELIELTRCDCTTRNERKARVLAQRMDHLEERIEELAAREELAALRPDLDGNAVMAHLQLAPGPEVGRALDFLLELRLDEGPLGEEEATRRLDAWWAAQQQGR